In Tumebacillus amylolyticus, the genomic stretch CGCTTCTCCAAGTTCTCCCGCAAAGTCGCGGGCAACACGACCGAGGAGCAAATCGTGGCGGCGAACGTCAACACGGTATTTCTCGTGATGGCGCTCAACAACGACTTCAACATCCGTCGACTGGAACGATATCTGGTCGCAGCGTGGGAGAGCGGAGCGAATCCGGTCGTGATCTTGACCAAGATGGACCTCTGTGACGATCTGGAGGAGAAAATCTCCGAAGTCGAGAGCGTGGCGTTCGGCGTGCCGATTCACGCAACCTCGTCGGAGTTGAACCAAGGCATGGAGCAATTGGCTCCGTACGTAGGCGTTGGCAAGACGGTGGCACTGCTCGGTTCGTCAGGCGTTGGCAAGTCCACGCTGGTCAATCGCTTGTGCGGCGAGGAACGGATGGCCACAGGCGGTGTCCGCGAAGGAGACGACCGCGGGAAGCACACGACGACCTACCGCGAGTTGATCCGCATGCCGCAGGGCGGGTTGTTGATCGACACGCCGGGGATGCGCGAGTTGCAACTCTGGGAGTCGGATGAGAGTTCGCTGACCGGCAGCTTCTCCGACGTCGAGGAGATCGCCGAGAGTTGCTTCTACCGCGACTGTGAGCACCGCAAGGAGCCGGGTTGCGCCGTCCAGCAAGCGATTGCCGACGGCACGCTCAGCAACGACCGCTACCAAAGCTACGTCAAGTTGCAAAAGGAACTCGCGTACCTCGAACGCAAGAACGACATCCGCGCCCAACTCGCAGAGAAGGAACGCTGGAAGAAGATCGGCGCCGCAGGACGAGCGAATGCACGGAAAAAGTCCAGATAGTGCAAAAAAAAGACCCTCACCCGGAAACGGGGAGGGTCTTTTTTCTAGACATTTATTAAAACGGTTTGTTCGCCATGAGGTAGCCGATGGCACCGAACAGGGCGACGGCGGTGATGATGACACAAGCGTTTTCAAAGCGAAGTTTGGACATCTCGTCACGAGCAAACACTTTGTTCGTGGCGACGATGGAGTTCATGCGGCCGAGGATGACTTTTTTGACGATGAGGAAAATGAGGGCGTAGATCAGCATCGACACCAGCAACCACATTTGCAACAGGATCTGCCAACCGGCCGCCCAGATCATCGCAACGGCGGAAACCCACAGGGTGATGTCGGCTGCGCGGTCGATTTTTTTGTAAGGGCTGAGGAATTTCTGGACTTGCTCGACGGTTTTGAGCGTCGGGATATAGAACAGCACGCCGAGTTTCACCAGCACGGCGAGCAAATGGAAGACCAAGATGATATAAAACAGAGTCATGTACCCACTCTCCTCTCTCTACTCTCTATCTTACTTCATTTCGCACAAAAAAAGCAGACGGTAGAATCCGCCTGCTTCACTTTTTTTGCTACAAATTTAGCTTGTTCAAAAACTGCTTCGTCCGCTCGTGCTTCGCCGCACCGAAGATTTCCGCCGGAGGTCCTTGCTCCACGACGACACCTCCGTCGATGAACACGACTTTGTCTGCCACGTCCTCGGCAAACTTCATCTCATGCGTCACGACGACCATCGTCATGCCTTCTTGGGCGAGTTCCTTCATAACCTTCAAGACTTCTCCGACCAACTCGGGGTCGAGGGCTGAGGTAGGCTCGTCGAACAGCAAGACTTTGGGGTCCATCGCCATGGCGCGGGCGATCCCGACGCGCTGTTGCTGGCCGCCGGAGAGTTGGTGCGGGTACATGTCGGCGCGATCGGCCAAGCCGACTTTTTCCAAGAGGTGTTGGGCTTTCTCACGGGCTTCGGCCTTGCTGCGACCGAGGACGGTGATCTGGCCTTCCATGAGATTCTCCAGCGCGGTTTTGTGCGGGAAGAGGTTGTAGCTTTGGAACACCATGCCCGTTTCGCGGCGCAGGGCGAGGACTTCGCTTTTGGGAACCGACTTGTCGGGGGAGAACTCCAACGTGCGCGTGCCCAGCTCAACCGTGCCGGACGTGGGCATCTCCAACAGATTCAAACAGCGCAAAAGCGTCGTCTTGCCGGAACCGGACGGGCCGATGATGACGACCGTTTCGCCACCTTGGACCTCAAGGTCGATGCCTTTGAGGATGTGCAGGTGGTCGAACGATTTGTGCAGGTTGCGAATTTCTATCATGCCTGTTCCTCCTTACTTCGCCACGTGGCGGGAGAAGCGAACTTCCAACCAGCTTTGCAGCCACGACAGGACGGTGGAGAACAGCAGGTAGATCACGGCCGCTTCGGAATACAAAACCAACGGTTCATACGTCATCGCCGTAATCTGTTGCGCCACGCGGAACATCTCCGTCATCGTGATCGCGGCTGCCAGCGACGTGTCTTTGACCAACGAGATGAAGGAGTTGGCGAGCGGCGGGACGGCGACGCGGGTCGCTTGCGGAATGATGATGCGGCGCAGAGCTTGGCGATAAGTCATGCCGATCGAGTACGCCGCTTCCCATTGCCCGCGCGGAACCGATTGGATCGCGGCGCGGATGATCTCCGAACCGTAGGCGCCGACCGACAGGGTGAAGCCGATCACCGCAGAGGGAAACGCGGCGAGTGTGACGCCGATCGACGGGAGCCCATAAAAAATAATGAACAATTGCACGAGCAAGGGCGTCCCGCGAATGATCCACACATAAAAGGAAGCGATCCCGGAGAGAACGCGATTCCCCGACAGCCGGGCCAGCGCCGTCAACAACGCTAGCAGCAGGCCCAGCACGAAGGAGATGATCGCAAGAGGTACGGTGAACTCGACTCCGGCTTTGAGAAGCGGCCAGAACGAGGTGCTCAAAATATCGAGGATGCGTTGGGTACGGTCATCCATAGCGTCTCCGTCCCTTACTTGGAGACGTCAGCGCCGAAGTATTTTTGCGAGATCTTGAGGTAGGTGCCGTCCGATTTGATGTCGGTGAGCGCTTTGTTGACCGCGTCGACCAGTTCTTTGCTGTCTTTGCGGAACATCATGCCGTTTTTCGCGCCGTCCGCTTGCTCGTCAACTTTCTTGAGCGGGAGGTCCGGTTTTTGCTTCATCAGGTCGAGGTAGGAGAGGCCGTCGTTGACGGTTGCTTCCACGCGCTTCGAGACCAGCATGTCGATGGCCTGGTTGAAGCCTTCTACGCCGACGATCTCCGCACCGTTTTGCTTCGCGATGTCGGTCAGGTTGGAGGTGAGGGATTGCGCTGCTTTTTTCCCTTTCAGGTCGGCGAACGACTTGATGTCGGTGTTGTCTTTGGAGGTGACGAGAACGGCTTTGGAGACGATGTACGGGTCGGAGAAGTCGTACTTCTCTTGACGGTCCGGGCGGATGCCGACTTCGTTGGCGATCATGTCGAAGCGCTTGGCATCAAGACCTGCGAACATGCCGTCCCATTGGGTTTCGACGTATTGAGCTTTGACGCCGATGCGCTTCGCCACTTCGTTGGCGACTTCGATGTCGAAGCCGGTGAGGCTGCCGTCTTGGGCGTGGAACGTGTACGGTGCGTAGGTGCCTTCGGTGCCGATCTTGAGTACGCCGGCGGATTTGACTTGGTCGAGCAGGTTTTTGGAAGCGGTCGTGTCGCCCGTTTTGGTGCCGTTGTCAGACGTACCGCATGCGGTCAAGGTGAGGGAAAGTGCCAATACGGAAGTCGCGAGAAGTGCGAATTTTTTCTTCATTCTGATCTATCTCCTAGTTTTCAAATTGGATTTATGGAAATGATGTTTATGATCCTAGAGAATCGAATAGACTTTGTCAATATCTTCACCTGAAAAAATGGCAAAGATGTAAGAGGGAGCACACTCAGAATATGGAAGTTGAAGGAAATGGGAGAAGGTTGTTTAACCTGTAGATAAATGTGAGATGCAAATTTTATTTTATCATGGAAACAGGCCGTCTGTCGCCTTGAAGTCACGACAAGCACCGGCGGACGTGGTAGACTGGGTGAATTAGGAAGTGTGAGGGAGGAACCGGAGTGAAGATTGTGGACTTGGCCACCGCCAGCCGGCGGGCTGAACAACTCTGCCAAGAGCACGGCTTGGAACTGCTTGAGCAAAAAGACATCCCCTACGGCCGTCAATTCAAAGTGCGCACCGGAGGTTCCACTGCGCAGCTCAACATCTATTTCGGGAAAAAAGGGTTGAAGCTCGTGGTTCAAGGCGGAGACAACGCGACCAAAGCGGCGCTGGAAGAAGTGACCGCCGCGATGGAGGGACGGAGCGCGGGTGTTGCGTCCGGGGCTGTGAAGAAGGAGAAAAAAGCGCTCCCCGAAGTGACCGCCGTGTACGACGAACCTTGGATCGGGACGGACGAGAGTGGGAAGGGGGACTTTTTTGGCCCTCTAGTGACAGCGGGGGTTATCGTCGATCCCGAGGCTGTGCCGCTTTTGCAATCCCTTGGCGTAGACGACAGCAAGAAGATCACCGACAAAAAAATCCCCGGCATGGCCGAGGAGATTCGCAAGATTTGTTTCGGGAAGTACAAAGTCTTGCAAATCAACCCGGCGAAGTACAACGAGTTGTACGGTAAGATGAAGAACTTGAACGTGTTGCTGGCGTGGACTCATGCGGCGGTTATCGAAGACCTGCTAGAGAAGCATGACGTGAAACTCGCCATCGCGGATAAGTTTGGCGACGAGAAGTACATTAACGACAAACTGAAGACCAAGGGCAAGGGCATCCATCTGATCCAAGTCCCTAAGGCGGAACAAAACATCGCGGTCGCCGCCGCTTCGATTCTGGCGCGTGATGCACTGCTGAAGTGGAGCAATGGGGCTAAAAAGCAATATGGACTCACCCTGCCAAAAGGGGCGTCCTCACTCGTTATCCAAGCGGGGAAGTCCTACGTCAAAGAACACGGTAAGGATGCACTCGTCAACGTGGCGAAACTGCATTTTAAGACGACGGAGGACGTTTTGCTGTAGTGGAAGTGCCGACCAACTAAAAAGGCAAGCAACTGGTAGGAGTCAGTGGTTGCTTGCCTTTTCTACAAGTATCGCACAAAAGGTTATCTTAGGAGCCTTCGGTTGAAAAGATGACTAGCTTCCATCGAGATAAATAACACGAGCAAAAGTATGCCAACGGAAATAATAATTAAGTCTATTTTCTTATTATCAATATACTTAGTAATGGAACTATAGAGTGTCAGTCCAAGAATGCCCCCAACAGTATTTGTAATTACATCTGTTATATCTGTCGCTCCAATAGCGAAGATATATTGAATCAATTCAGCAGTAATGCTAAAAAGCAGTACGGAATAAAACTTAGGTAATAATCTAATTTTTTTGAAGTTTACATTCAGAAGCAAACCCAAAGGAATGAAGAATACTACATTGAATATCATTTCTCCGAAATTAATGCTACCGTCTACCTTTGAAGGAGCAGCAAATGGAACCAAGTTAAGGCTTCTATGGTGATAATCAAGTACTGACGAAATATGGAATGATAATTTGAATAACACTAACCAGATTAGTAGCACTACATATAAAGCTAGCAATCCTCTAGATACTATTTTTCCCATACAATCTCCTCTTATCCTTTTTTTTTACTAAGTATATCAAAAGTATATCCGATGTCCTAGTTGGCTTTATTCAACTAGCAAAACGAACGTAATAAAAGGACTAGCGCACAAAATGGCTTGTCCTGTTGTCTTGCGTGGATATGCCGTTGGGGGAAGACTTTTGGTGTCAACATAAAGGAATTCCCGCAGTCTGGAAGGAACCCTTTGTATGCATGTGGGAAGGGGGACTTTTTTGGCCCTCTAGTGACAGCTGGGGTCATCGTCGACCCGGAGGCAGTGCCGCTTTTGCAATCGCTTGGCGTGGACGACAGCAAGAAGATCACCGAAAAAAAAATCCCCGGTATGGCCGAGGAGATTCGCAAGATTT encodes the following:
- the rsgA gene encoding ribosome small subunit-dependent GTPase A, with amino-acid sequence MEHFAPFASNAEFTVARVALEHKHLYRVYSEHGDMLASVSGKMRHTAFGREDYPAVGDWVVIAARPEEGKATIHGILPRFSKFSRKVAGNTTEEQIVAANVNTVFLVMALNNDFNIRRLERYLVAAWESGANPVVILTKMDLCDDLEEKISEVESVAFGVPIHATSSELNQGMEQLAPYVGVGKTVALLGSSGVGKSTLVNRLCGEERMATGGVREGDDRGKHTTTYRELIRMPQGGLLIDTPGMRELQLWESDESSLTGSFSDVEEIAESCFYRDCEHRKEPGCAVQQAIADGTLSNDRYQSYVKLQKELAYLERKNDIRAQLAEKERWKKIGAAGRANARKKSR
- a CDS encoding amino acid ABC transporter substrate-binding protein; its protein translation is MKKKFALLATSVLALSLTLTACGTSDNGTKTGDTTASKNLLDQVKSAGVLKIGTEGTYAPYTFHAQDGSLTGFDIEVANEVAKRIGVKAQYVETQWDGMFAGLDAKRFDMIANEVGIRPDRQEKYDFSDPYIVSKAVLVTSKDNTDIKSFADLKGKKAAQSLTSNLTDIAKQNGAEIVGVEGFNQAIDMLVSKRVEATVNDGLSYLDLMKQKPDLPLKKVDEQADGAKNGMMFRKDSKELVDAVNKALTDIKSDGTYLKISQKYFGADVSK
- a CDS encoding amino acid ABC transporter permease, yielding MDDRTQRILDILSTSFWPLLKAGVEFTVPLAIISFVLGLLLALLTALARLSGNRVLSGIASFYVWIIRGTPLLVQLFIIFYGLPSIGVTLAAFPSAVIGFTLSVGAYGSEIIRAAIQSVPRGQWEAAYSIGMTYRQALRRIIIPQATRVAVPPLANSFISLVKDTSLAAAITMTEMFRVAQQITAMTYEPLVLYSEAAVIYLLFSTVLSWLQSWLEVRFSRHVAK
- the rnhC gene encoding ribonuclease HIII, translated to MKIVDLATASRRAEQLCQEHGLELLEQKDIPYGRQFKVRTGGSTAQLNIYFGKKGLKLVVQGGDNATKAALEEVTAAMEGRSAGVASGAVKKEKKALPEVTAVYDEPWIGTDESGKGDFFGPLVTAGVIVDPEAVPLLQSLGVDDSKKITDKKIPGMAEEIRKICFGKYKVLQINPAKYNELYGKMKNLNVLLAWTHAAVIEDLLEKHDVKLAIADKFGDEKYINDKLKTKGKGIHLIQVPKAEQNIAVAAASILARDALLKWSNGAKKQYGLTLPKGASSLVIQAGKSYVKEHGKDALVNVAKLHFKTTEDVLL
- a CDS encoding amino acid ABC transporter ATP-binding protein; the protein is MIEIRNLHKSFDHLHILKGIDLEVQGGETVVIIGPSGSGKTTLLRCLNLLEMPTSGTVELGTRTLEFSPDKSVPKSEVLALRRETGMVFQSYNLFPHKTALENLMEGQITVLGRSKAEAREKAQHLLEKVGLADRADMYPHQLSGGQQQRVGIARAMAMDPKVLLFDEPTSALDPELVGEVLKVMKELAQEGMTMVVVTHEMKFAEDVADKVVFIDGGVVVEQGPPAEIFGAAKHERTKQFLNKLNL
- a CDS encoding VanZ family protein, which translates into the protein MGKIVSRGLLALYVVLLIWLVLFKLSFHISSVLDYHHRSLNLVPFAAPSKVDGSINFGEMIFNVVFFIPLGLLLNVNFKKIRLLPKFYSVLLFSITAELIQYIFAIGATDITDVITNTVGGILGLTLYSSITKYIDNKKIDLIIISVGILLLVLFISMEASHLFNRRLLR